One region of Oxalobacteraceae bacterium OTU3CAMAD1 genomic DNA includes:
- a CDS encoding MFS transporter, whose protein sequence is MIKISGNETPARIRRGQTLSLVLLVVCGVINYLDRATLAVANEYIRADLGLSLGQMGLLLSAFSWSYALCQLPVGALVDKIGPRWLLGIGLVVWSLAQAAGGLASTFGWFVIARIALGIGEAPQFPAAARVVSNWFPPRSRGTPTGVYNSASPLGVALAPLLLAPLIAATSWHWAFFVTGAMGLVAAVVWVALYRDPVPAQLSADERAYLEPSATGEAATKTKTGFAAWCALFRHRTTWGMMLGFFGSVYLNWVYLTWLPGYLRTERHMDLAGAGLASSIPFICGFAGALIAGWASDRVASRAKSQMSGRRNAVVVATLGMVVFTVPAALVDSNVLAVACISMVIFLANASSACAWSLATVAAPPSRIASLGALQNFGGFLGGALAPILTGYIAQTWSFVPALLTGAGIAFVGAMSYLFLVVRPIPEDDKG, encoded by the coding sequence ATGATCAAAATCTCCGGTAACGAGACCCCCGCCCGCATTCGCCGCGGCCAAACCCTGTCGCTGGTGCTGCTGGTGGTGTGTGGCGTCATCAACTACCTCGACCGCGCGACCCTCGCCGTGGCCAACGAATACATCCGCGCCGACCTCGGCCTCTCGCTCGGTCAGATGGGCTTGCTGTTGTCGGCGTTCTCGTGGAGCTACGCGCTGTGCCAGCTGCCGGTGGGCGCGCTGGTCGACAAGATCGGGCCGCGCTGGCTGCTCGGCATCGGCCTGGTGGTGTGGTCGCTGGCGCAGGCGGCCGGCGGGCTGGCCTCGACCTTCGGCTGGTTCGTGATCGCCCGCATCGCGCTGGGCATCGGCGAGGCGCCGCAGTTCCCGGCGGCGGCGCGGGTGGTCAGCAACTGGTTCCCGCCGCGCTCGCGCGGCACGCCGACCGGCGTCTACAACTCGGCCTCGCCGCTGGGCGTGGCGCTGGCGCCGCTGTTGCTGGCGCCGCTGATCGCCGCCACCAGCTGGCACTGGGCCTTCTTCGTCACCGGCGCCATGGGCCTGGTGGCGGCCGTGGTCTGGGTGGCGCTGTACCGCGATCCGGTGCCGGCGCAGCTGAGCGCCGACGAGCGCGCCTATCTGGAGCCCAGCGCGACCGGGGAGGCGGCCACCAAGACCAAAACCGGCTTCGCCGCCTGGTGCGCGCTGTTCCGCCACCGCACGACGTGGGGCATGATGCTCGGGTTCTTCGGCTCGGTGTACCTGAACTGGGTGTACCTGACCTGGCTGCCGGGCTATCTGCGCACCGAGCGGCACATGGATCTGGCGGGCGCCGGCCTGGCGTCGTCGATTCCGTTCATCTGCGGCTTCGCCGGCGCCCTGATCGCCGGCTGGGCCTCCGACCGCGTCGCCAGCCGGGCCAAGTCCCAGATGTCCGGCCGCCGCAACGCGGTGGTGGTCGCCACCCTGGGCATGGTGGTGTTCACGGTGCCGGCCGCGCTGGTCGACAGCAACGTCCTGGCCGTCGCCTGCATCTCGATGGTCATCTTCCTCGCCAACGCCTCGTCGGCGTGCGCCTGGTCGCTCGCCACCGTGGCGGCGCCGCCCAGCCGCATCGCCTCGCTCGGCGCGTTGCAGAACTTCGGCGGCTTCCTCGGCGGCGCGTTGGCGCCCATCCTGACCGGCTACATCGCGCAGACCTGGTCCTTCGTGCCGGCGCTGCTGACCGGCGCCGGCATCGCCTTCGTCGGCGCCATGTCGTACCTCTTCCTGGTGGTGCGGCCGATCCCGGAGGACGACAAGGGTTAA
- a CDS encoding ParD-like family protein, which translates to MGIVNIDDNLHDQIRKASGVGCRSINAQAAFWIKIGMLCEMNPTLSFNEIVAGELRAAGVGVDVDTQFRSALG; encoded by the coding sequence ATGGGCATCGTAAACATCGACGACAATCTGCACGACCAGATCCGCAAGGCCAGCGGCGTGGGCTGCCGCTCGATCAACGCGCAGGCGGCGTTCTGGATCAAGATCGGCATGTTGTGCGAAATGAATCCTACGCTCAGCTTCAACGAGATCGTCGCCGGGGAGTTGCGCGCGGCGGGCGTCGGGGTCGATGTCGACACCCAGTTCCGGAGCGCGCTGGGATGA